In Yoonia sp. SS1-5, a single window of DNA contains:
- a CDS encoding alanine racemase produces the protein MIETKPKPLKRGNADTTKSSRIDAHFEVEMQNECENRPGRHPYFEMVRQALKSEGVTQPTIVVDLDLFDRNLDRLLSMLPADMAFRLVVKSLPIPDLIQRALERANTKRVMTFNLPMLQTLASTMPQLDHLLGKPFPVAAAKAFLTQGGDAAQVHWLIDTPERLAQYGQLAQDTKTVLNICLELDIGLHRGGFARKDALVAALDQIADCPQLNLTGVMGYDAHVGKAPTAFGLQRSAEAKTKKRFEAALDIIRAVLGNDVSERIIRNGAGSPTLPFYKDADIVNDISAGSVLVKPTDFDLPHLSHFAPAAFIATPALKVLDGVQMPVLEWLDPIRNLFARQKRKSVFIHGGYWKAVPVDPAGLKHASLIGRSSNQELLVGPSDMTLKPDDFVLFRPTQSEAVMLQFGPIATIKDHKFAGWMDPLPMSA, from the coding sequence ATGATCGAAACCAAACCAAAACCACTCAAGCGCGGCAATGCCGACACGACGAAAAGCAGTCGAATTGATGCCCACTTTGAAGTCGAAATGCAAAATGAATGCGAGAACCGTCCAGGACGGCACCCTTATTTCGAAATGGTGCGCCAGGCCTTGAAGTCCGAGGGTGTTACCCAACCCACAATAGTTGTTGATCTTGATCTGTTTGATCGCAACCTTGATCGCCTTCTGTCGATGCTTCCGGCGGACATGGCATTTCGCCTTGTGGTGAAATCCCTTCCGATACCCGATCTCATCCAGCGCGCATTAGAACGCGCAAACACGAAACGCGTCATGACGTTCAACCTGCCAATGCTGCAAACGCTGGCATCGACAATGCCTCAACTCGACCATCTTTTGGGCAAGCCCTTTCCTGTTGCCGCAGCGAAGGCCTTCCTCACCCAGGGTGGAGACGCCGCCCAGGTGCATTGGCTGATCGATACGCCCGAACGCCTCGCGCAATACGGTCAACTCGCGCAAGACACAAAGACCGTTCTGAACATCTGCCTTGAACTTGACATCGGATTGCATCGCGGTGGTTTTGCCCGCAAGGACGCTCTTGTTGCGGCGCTCGACCAAATTGCGGACTGTCCGCAGCTCAACCTGACTGGCGTGATGGGGTATGATGCCCATGTCGGCAAGGCCCCAACGGCTTTTGGCCTTCAGCGCAGCGCGGAAGCCAAGACCAAAAAGCGGTTTGAAGCTGCGCTTGATATCATTCGCGCTGTTTTGGGCAATGACGTATCTGAACGGATCATCAGGAATGGGGCAGGCAGCCCCACCCTGCCCTTCTACAAGGACGCAGACATCGTAAATGATATCTCTGCGGGCTCCGTATTGGTGAAGCCGACGGATTTTGATCTGCCCCACCTCAGTCATTTTGCGCCGGCTGCCTTTATCGCTACACCAGCGCTCAAGGTGCTGGACGGTGTGCAAATGCCGGTGCTCGAATGGCTTGATCCAATACGGAACTTGTTCGCACGCCAAAAGCGCAAGTCGGTCTTTATTCACGGCGGATACTGGAAGGCGGTCCCTGTGGACCCCGCCGGTTTGAAACACGCCTCCTTGATTGGTCGATCTTCGAACCAGGAACTTCTTGTGGGCCCCTCAGACATGACCCTCAAGCCAGATGATTTTGTGCTCTTCAGGCCGACACAGAGTGAGGCGGTCATGCTCCAGTTTGGACCGATCGCAACCATCAAGGATCACAAATTTGCAGGTTGGATGGACCCGCTGCCCATGAGCGCGTGA
- a CDS encoding alpha/beta hydrolase → MVDHKFSNPNRATVLDQLMGFGARCVCRLPEPLIKRLAGPAISIDGQKLDPLIQLTLRWFADPPGKVPELHTLRRTFDIQATWLSKPLDPSIGIRTIQIDGPHGAINCEVHQRVGQTSPAPAFLFFHGGGHSGGSLMSHRPVAHRLAKELCCTVFAIDYRLAPENPFPVGIEDCLAAYDHIADHAQTFGIDPRRIIIGGDSAGANVTAVLAQQRRDAPIPPALQVLWVPWMEMRTDTRSYELFDVGYFLEKPTMDWYIDNYVKSAQDAENPKASPLLGTTEGLCPAVVLIAGFDPLRDEGLAYAQKLQDAGVTTHVRVFDDLVHPMVNLVPFVPAATRAWDETMTLIKASLSGEHVACQ, encoded by the coding sequence ATGGTCGATCACAAATTTAGCAACCCAAACCGAGCAACGGTTCTTGATCAATTGATGGGGTTTGGTGCGCGTTGTGTCTGCCGTCTGCCCGAACCGCTCATAAAGCGATTGGCCGGGCCTGCGATTTCCATCGACGGCCAAAAACTCGATCCGCTTATTCAGCTGACGCTGAGATGGTTTGCTGACCCACCTGGTAAAGTGCCCGAACTTCATACCCTTCGCCGCACCTTCGATATTCAGGCAACCTGGCTTTCAAAACCGCTTGACCCGTCAATTGGCATCCGGACCATTCAAATCGATGGCCCACATGGGGCGATCAACTGCGAGGTTCATCAGCGCGTTGGTCAAACAAGTCCTGCGCCTGCTTTCCTTTTCTTTCATGGTGGCGGCCATTCGGGCGGGTCCTTGATGTCGCACCGCCCCGTCGCTCACAGGCTTGCGAAGGAGCTTTGTTGCACGGTGTTTGCCATTGATTACCGCCTTGCCCCGGAAAACCCGTTCCCTGTCGGTATCGAAGACTGTCTGGCCGCCTATGACCATATTGCGGACCACGCACAGACCTTTGGCATCGATCCACGGCGTATCATCATCGGGGGCGACAGCGCCGGTGCAAATGTTACAGCGGTTCTTGCGCAACAACGGCGCGATGCACCTATTCCGCCAGCCTTGCAGGTGCTTTGGGTTCCCTGGATGGAAATGCGGACCGATACGCGTTCCTACGAGCTCTTTGATGTCGGCTATTTTCTCGAAAAACCGACGATGGACTGGTACATCGACAACTACGTCAAATCAGCCCAAGACGCCGAAAACCCCAAAGCTTCGCCTCTTTTGGGTACCACCGAAGGGTTGTGCCCGGCGGTGGTCCTGATCGCAGGGTTTGATCCTCTTAGAGACGAAGGACTTGCCTATGCCCAAAAGCTGCAGGACGCAGGCGTTACGACCCATGTGAGGGTTTTCGACGATCTCGTCCATCCGATGGTGAACTTAGTCCCATTTGTCCCGGCTGCCACGCGCGCTTGGGACGAAACAATGACGCTGATCAAGGCATCGCTCAGCGGCGAGCATGTGGCATGCCAATGA
- a CDS encoding coniferyl aldehyde dehydrogenase — protein MLDSQTAQGSEMDRLLTGQRAAFLARPDVSAEERIDRLSRAVSLLVDKRAAFEEAISRDFGYRSADLSAFADIGASVNALRHARKHVKSWMRPERRHTEFPLNLTGARSFVQYQPKGVVGIMAPWNFPISMVFSPLAGVFAAGNRALAKPSEFTPRTSDLMQDAVAKAFKPDEFAIITGEADVGAAFSGLPFDHIIFTGSTAVGRHVMRAAADNLVPVTLELGGKSPVVVAPDADIKTAATRILHGKIFNAGQICIAPDYVLLPKGKEDEFADAAANATRDMFPEGLGKSGHYTALLGERHHKRIIAMMGDADKKGAEVLPLGTASGGGTTHQHMIAPTLILGATSDMEVMQSEIFGPLLPIVNYDTLDGALAYVNERDRPLALYFFGKNRAERKKVLAQTTSGGVTINDTIMHIAQDDLPFGGVGSSGMGHYHGKDGFKTFSHQKGVFQQSPFDVLKMVRPPYGKLFRAFVNSKIKK, from the coding sequence ATGCTCGACTCACAAACCGCGCAAGGTTCTGAAATGGATCGTCTTCTCACCGGTCAACGGGCGGCCTTTTTGGCGCGCCCGGACGTTTCTGCGGAGGAACGAATTGATCGTCTAAGCCGTGCAGTGTCGCTCCTCGTCGATAAGCGTGCCGCCTTTGAGGAGGCTATTAGCCGAGATTTCGGCTACCGTTCCGCCGACCTGTCGGCTTTCGCGGACATTGGGGCCTCGGTGAATGCCCTACGGCACGCACGCAAGCACGTTAAGTCCTGGATGCGGCCCGAACGCCGCCATACTGAGTTTCCCTTGAACCTCACGGGAGCGCGGTCCTTTGTCCAGTACCAGCCCAAAGGCGTTGTTGGCATCATGGCCCCGTGGAATTTTCCGATCTCGATGGTGTTTTCGCCCCTTGCCGGTGTCTTTGCGGCCGGCAATCGCGCCCTTGCCAAGCCGTCCGAGTTTACCCCCCGCACCTCTGACTTGATGCAGGACGCAGTCGCTAAGGCATTTAAGCCGGACGAATTTGCCATCATCACAGGCGAAGCCGACGTTGGCGCAGCATTCTCCGGCTTACCGTTCGATCATATCATCTTCACCGGCTCGACTGCTGTCGGGCGGCATGTGATGCGCGCAGCCGCCGACAATCTCGTACCAGTGACGCTGGAGTTAGGGGGGAAGTCGCCAGTGGTTGTGGCACCTGACGCCGACATCAAGACTGCTGCGACGCGGATACTTCATGGTAAGATTTTTAATGCTGGCCAGATTTGCATTGCCCCGGACTATGTTCTTTTGCCCAAGGGCAAAGAGGATGAATTCGCCGACGCCGCTGCCAATGCGACCCGGGACATGTTCCCAGAGGGCCTTGGTAAATCAGGGCACTACACCGCGCTTTTGGGTGAACGCCATCACAAACGCATCATTGCCATGATGGGCGACGCTGACAAAAAAGGCGCAGAGGTTTTGCCTCTTGGAACCGCATCGGGTGGTGGGACAACGCATCAACATATGATTGCCCCGACGCTCATCTTGGGCGCGACGAGTGATATGGAGGTCATGCAGTCAGAGATCTTCGGACCGTTGCTTCCGATCGTGAATTACGACACCCTAGATGGCGCACTTGCCTACGTGAACGAACGTGATCGGCCGCTTGCGCTATATTTCTTCGGCAAGAACCGGGCCGAGCGGAAGAAGGTACTCGCGCAGACGACATCGGGCGGCGTGACGATCAACGACACGATCATGCATATCGCTCAGGATGACCTTCCATTTGGCGGGGTCGGTTCGTCCGGGATGGGTCATTATCATGGTAAGGATGGTTTCAAAACATTCAGCCATCAGAAGGGTGTCTTTCAACAATCACCTTTCGATGTCCTCAAGATGGTGCGGCCACCATACGGAAAACTGTTTCGCGCTTTCGTCAATAGCAAGATCAAGAAGTAA
- a CDS encoding AMP-binding protein — translation MNAHTHPSITNASTEVASCASLYELFLRAVQKWPDQTAFSCMGVSFSYRETDNAARAFCGFLQSRGLKPGDRIAVQLPNVLQYPVAMLGALQAGLTIVNLNPLYTKTELVHILRDSKPKALVTLANVAHVAAEALREEPIDTVVVTELADLHPPAKRVLINAVVRHVKKMVPDYQIDSAISFRAAMAIGHRNLAIVHPGAPDDTLLLQYTGGTTGLPKAAILTNANLMANITQTLEHLDGCINEGSECWIAPLPLYHILAFFVHNGLLTALGGQSVLIPNPRDIPGFVKTLKTTRFSGMVCINTLMVALMNDKGFRDLNFDALSLTITGGAAMTQDVADRWRQTTGCTATEGYGLSETSPLVAANLPGQEVIGSIGKPIPGTEISLRDEDDAVAAPGEAGELWVRGPQVMQGYWNKPEITAETLTSDGWLRTGDIATQDENGILRIVDRKKDIVIVSGFNVYPAEVENAAALMPEIAECAAVGIPHEKTGESVCLYVVLQTSNVSAEQIQAHCRTHLTPYKVPSEIRIVPDLPKSNIGKVLRKELRGMSAHVSQGN, via the coding sequence ATGAACGCACATACACACCCATCAATCACGAACGCATCTACCGAAGTCGCAAGTTGCGCATCACTTTATGAGCTGTTTCTACGTGCTGTACAGAAGTGGCCAGACCAGACCGCGTTTAGCTGTATGGGCGTAAGCTTTAGCTATCGTGAGACCGACAATGCTGCCCGCGCCTTTTGCGGTTTTCTGCAATCGCGGGGATTGAAGCCGGGGGACCGCATCGCGGTCCAATTGCCGAATGTTCTCCAGTATCCTGTCGCAATGCTGGGTGCATTGCAGGCCGGCCTAACCATTGTGAACCTCAACCCGCTTTATACAAAGACGGAGCTTGTCCACATCCTGAGAGACAGCAAACCCAAAGCGCTCGTGACGCTCGCCAATGTCGCTCATGTGGCGGCCGAGGCGCTGAGGGAGGAACCAATCGACACGGTCGTTGTGACAGAGCTCGCAGATCTTCACCCGCCCGCAAAGAGAGTTCTGATCAACGCGGTCGTGCGTCACGTCAAAAAGATGGTGCCAGACTATCAGATCGACAGCGCCATTTCCTTCCGCGCCGCCATGGCGATCGGGCACCGCAATCTGGCGATAGTCCATCCCGGGGCACCCGATGATACCCTGTTGCTTCAATATACGGGTGGGACGACGGGTCTGCCAAAGGCTGCAATCCTCACCAATGCCAATCTTATGGCCAACATCACACAAACCCTGGAACATCTGGACGGGTGTATCAACGAGGGGTCCGAGTGCTGGATCGCTCCTTTGCCACTTTATCACATCCTGGCATTCTTTGTGCACAATGGCTTGTTGACAGCCCTGGGTGGTCAAAGCGTCCTGATCCCCAATCCGCGTGACATTCCCGGATTCGTAAAGACGCTGAAAACCACGCGATTTTCCGGGATGGTCTGCATCAATACGCTCATGGTGGCCTTGATGAACGACAAGGGTTTTCGGGACCTCAATTTCGATGCGTTATCTCTCACGATCACAGGCGGGGCCGCAATGACGCAAGATGTGGCGGATCGTTGGCGTCAGACCACGGGATGCACAGCGACTGAGGGCTACGGTTTGTCCGAAACATCGCCCTTGGTGGCGGCGAACTTGCCAGGCCAGGAAGTGATCGGGTCCATTGGCAAACCGATCCCCGGAACAGAGATAAGCCTGCGTGATGAGGATGACGCGGTCGCTGCGCCGGGCGAAGCGGGCGAGCTCTGGGTTCGGGGTCCACAGGTGATGCAAGGGTATTGGAACAAACCTGAAATCACGGCAGAGACGCTGACTTCGGATGGGTGGTTGCGTACAGGCGATATCGCGACACAAGACGAAAACGGCATTCTGAGGATCGTTGACAGAAAAAAGGATATCGTGATCGTGTCAGGGTTCAACGTCTATCCTGCTGAGGTGGAAAACGCTGCAGCCTTGATGCCTGAAATCGCCGAATGCGCGGCGGTGGGCATCCCTCACGAGAAAACCGGTGAGTCGGTCTGTCTCTACGTTGTATTGCAGACATCAAACGTCTCCGCAGAGCAAATCCAGGCACATTGCCGAACCCACCTCACGCCTTACAAGGTTCCGAGCGAAATTCGGATTGTTCCCGACCTGCCGAAGTCAAACATCGGAAAGGTCTTGCGCAAAGAGTTGAGAGGCATGTCCGCGCATGTCTCTCAGGGCAACTGA
- a CDS encoding helix-turn-helix domain-containing protein has translation MQEEDLKTKKEPSQKRANKTFDLILRTAAELLEDEGFEKLTTNKICAAAGMTPPALYRYFPNKYAILSELALRLMKLQNSELVRIGSKVREEGISRELMIDVLRQQVVVTQEHPGGVGILKTLYATPQLAEIRLSSHNDATQSILAILPELSERLGERAAHLRARLLVEIGNGLIEMIAENPDLDANVLIADTADIFLFHLEK, from the coding sequence ATGCAAGAAGAAGACCTGAAAACCAAAAAAGAACCCTCTCAGAAGCGAGCGAACAAAACCTTTGACCTGATCCTCAGAACCGCTGCGGAACTCTTGGAGGATGAAGGTTTTGAAAAGCTGACAACCAACAAGATTTGCGCCGCAGCTGGTATGACACCGCCAGCACTCTATCGTTATTTTCCGAATAAATACGCGATTTTGTCCGAGCTGGCTCTCAGACTCATGAAGTTGCAGAATTCAGAACTTGTTCGGATTGGCTCCAAAGTGAGGGAAGAGGGCATTTCCCGTGAATTGATGATCGACGTCTTGCGCCAACAGGTAGTGGTCACGCAGGAGCATCCCGGCGGCGTCGGCATTCTCAAGACACTTTATGCCACGCCACAATTGGCTGAAATTCGTCTATCGTCACATAACGATGCGACGCAGTCGATCCTGGCTATTCTGCCCGAGCTATCCGAGCGCCTTGGCGAGCGCGCGGCCCATTTGCGCGCAAGGCTTCTGGTTGAGATTGGGAATGGCTTGATCGAGATGATCGCTGAGAACCCTGACCTCGATGCTAACGTATTGATCGCTGATACCGCTGATATCTTTCTGTTTCACCTTGAAAAATAG
- a CDS encoding enoyl-CoA hydratase-related protein, with translation MSDAFEISHSAQIAHLKFTRADKSNAMAHAFWSDFHPAIAELNRDGQTRVLVISGEGRHFCSGMDVSMFMGDTPKTVTPDDREAFVEVVRTMQIAISALEEARFPVIAAVQGACLGAGFDLAAACDLRFASRDAKFRIEETNIGMMADLGVLQRLPRLVPEGIAREMAYLGKSLPAEEAHRFGLVNGLAEDAAGALDLAMAAAKQITLKAPLAIAGSKASITYARSHSTQESLAHTCLLQSALWKPEDIMTAFGARTQKKDAEFQPLKALAKFP, from the coding sequence ATGTCCGATGCTTTTGAAATATCACACTCTGCACAAATTGCTCATCTTAAGTTTACACGCGCAGACAAGTCTAATGCGATGGCTCATGCGTTCTGGAGCGACTTCCATCCCGCAATTGCCGAGCTGAATCGAGACGGTCAAACCCGTGTGCTCGTGATCTCGGGGGAGGGGAGGCATTTTTGCTCAGGTATGGATGTCTCGATGTTCATGGGGGACACGCCAAAAACCGTGACACCGGACGATCGAGAAGCCTTTGTTGAGGTTGTTCGAACGATGCAGATCGCCATCTCTGCGCTTGAAGAGGCGCGGTTTCCCGTCATCGCCGCCGTGCAAGGGGCTTGCCTGGGAGCTGGCTTCGATCTTGCGGCTGCCTGTGACCTTCGGTTTGCCAGTCGGGATGCAAAATTCCGTATCGAGGAAACGAATATCGGTATGATGGCTGATCTCGGCGTGTTGCAGCGACTGCCCAGACTTGTGCCAGAAGGCATTGCACGGGAAATGGCCTATCTCGGAAAATCCTTACCCGCGGAAGAGGCCCATCGCTTTGGTTTGGTAAACGGACTGGCAGAGGATGCGGCTGGCGCTCTGGACCTCGCGATGGCCGCCGCCAAGCAGATCACGCTGAAGGCGCCACTTGCGATTGCAGGAAGCAAAGCATCGATTACCTACGCCCGATCGCACAGCACGCAAGAGAGCCTCGCACACACTTGCCTTTTGCAGTCAGCGCTGTGGAAGCCGGAGGACATCATGACTGCGTTTGGTGCCCGCACCCAAAAGAAAGATGCAGAATTTCAACCTCTCAAAGCGTTGGCCAAATTTCCTTAG
- a CDS encoding D-arabinono-1,4-lactone oxidase, producing MSRRTVLKTSAAVGVAAAIPGVPYVRWSTHDRERTEYQESAQRLNDPAKWHNWSGVESATPEAITVPENEAELADLLANGGGKIRPVGTGHSFTGLVPTNGKIVDLAKFAGLVETDPEQMTARIWAGTRLRRGAGLLAEKGLGLHNLPDIDVQTFAGSFSTATHGTGANLPAIHDHVIGMRLVTPSGDVRDLTATNDPDLFAAAKVSLGALGIITQYTLQLRENYNLNRKLYIRPMADIFDGAEEKFSAHRHYEFFYGPSSPLGLEVVHDEYQGEPYGLTETEDSNELLDALEGIRNHLGWFPWLRRQTVNALFPQGEMEDVGDQYWRMLTSSRPFKFNEMEYHLPAEDGIKAAREIAVILDSNPNNFYPMEVRKIAEDDAWLSPFNGGPRVSIAVHAAHTESYAHFFKDIEPVFQKYGGRPHWGKLHSLTATDLKALYPRFDDFIALRQELDPTGRMLNPHLSALFEDQTS from the coding sequence ATGTCACGGCGTACTGTTTTGAAGACGAGCGCTGCCGTTGGTGTCGCGGCTGCGATCCCCGGTGTACCGTATGTGAGATGGTCTACGCATGATCGTGAACGCACGGAGTATCAAGAGTCGGCGCAGAGGCTTAATGATCCAGCCAAATGGCACAATTGGTCAGGCGTTGAAAGCGCCACGCCGGAAGCGATCACAGTGCCGGAGAATGAGGCCGAATTGGCGGACCTGCTCGCCAATGGTGGCGGCAAGATCCGGCCAGTCGGAACCGGTCATTCCTTCACGGGATTGGTGCCAACAAATGGAAAGATCGTCGACCTGGCCAAGTTTGCAGGACTCGTTGAGACAGATCCGGAGCAAATGACCGCACGCATATGGGCAGGAACGCGACTGCGCCGAGGCGCGGGCTTACTCGCAGAAAAGGGGCTTGGACTGCACAATCTGCCCGACATTGATGTGCAAACCTTTGCTGGATCCTTTTCGACGGCAACGCATGGGACCGGCGCAAACCTTCCGGCGATCCATGACCATGTGATCGGGATGCGTCTTGTCACACCTTCCGGCGACGTGCGCGACCTGACCGCCACAAATGACCCCGACCTCTTTGCTGCGGCCAAAGTATCTCTTGGTGCGTTGGGGATCATTACCCAATACACGCTCCAGCTCCGGGAAAACTACAATCTCAACCGAAAACTCTATATCCGACCGATGGCGGACATTTTTGACGGCGCCGAGGAAAAGTTCAGCGCACATAGGCACTACGAGTTTTTCTACGGACCATCATCACCGTTGGGCTTGGAGGTTGTTCATGACGAGTATCAAGGCGAACCCTACGGTCTGACTGAGACCGAAGACAGCAACGAGTTGCTCGATGCGTTGGAAGGCATTCGCAACCATTTGGGTTGGTTCCCCTGGCTCCGCCGGCAGACTGTGAATGCGCTCTTCCCACAAGGTGAAATGGAAGATGTGGGCGACCAATACTGGCGGATGCTGACATCCTCACGGCCGTTCAAATTCAATGAAATGGAATATCACCTGCCCGCCGAGGACGGGATCAAAGCGGCGCGGGAGATTGCTGTGATCCTCGACAGCAACCCCAACAATTTCTATCCGATGGAAGTCCGCAAGATCGCGGAAGACGACGCGTGGCTTAGTCCATTCAACGGTGGGCCACGTGTTTCGATCGCTGTCCACGCCGCCCATACGGAAAGCTACGCGCATTTCTTCAAGGACATCGAACCTGTCTTTCAAAAATATGGTGGCCGTCCTCATTGGGGCAAATTGCACTCGCTCACCGCGACTGACCTCAAAGCGCTTTACCCTCGGTTTGATGACTTCATTGCGCTCAGGCAAGAGCTTGATCCAACCGGGCGGATGCTAAACCCCCATCTTTCAGCGCTTTTCGAAGACCAGACCTCCTGA
- a CDS encoding SGNH/GDSL hydrolase family protein, translating into MIRNFWYSGFMLLKTCALGFIIVPQAAWVAARAARLPEASGERTGASGTGPALSVMTLGDSSAAGVGVEHQRDALGGRLAAELAKRFTVRWDIVAKSGGTVRSTTKILRSIPPRKIDFVLIALGVNDSKNGVSLRKWQTGYRKLLDEISDKFDAPQICASGLPPVRHFPILPRPLRTVLGDRAELFDVHLRQIVSTRANTHYIPIDFTLDTTKMARDGFHPGPEIYAQWARLASDVFETSLGDQLP; encoded by the coding sequence ATGATACGCAATTTTTGGTATTCTGGTTTCATGCTTTTGAAAACCTGCGCGCTTGGATTCATCATCGTGCCACAAGCAGCATGGGTGGCCGCCCGTGCGGCACGGCTACCCGAAGCGTCTGGAGAACGGACCGGCGCATCTGGAACCGGGCCAGCCTTGAGCGTGATGACACTTGGTGACAGTTCGGCGGCTGGTGTCGGCGTGGAACATCAACGCGACGCACTGGGCGGGCGACTGGCCGCAGAACTGGCAAAGCGTTTCACTGTGAGGTGGGATATCGTCGCAAAGTCAGGTGGCACCGTGCGGAGTACAACCAAAATCCTGCGCTCCATACCCCCGCGGAAGATTGACTTCGTGCTGATTGCTTTGGGTGTGAACGACAGCAAGAACGGCGTCTCACTCAGAAAGTGGCAGACCGGTTACCGCAAATTGTTGGATGAGATTTCGGACAAGTTTGATGCGCCGCAGATCTGTGCCTCAGGTCTACCACCTGTTCGGCATTTCCCGATCCTTCCGCGACCGCTCCGCACCGTTCTGGGGGATCGGGCCGAACTGTTCGATGTGCATCTTCGTCAAATTGTATCGACGCGCGCGAACACACACTATATTCCGATTGATTTCACGCTTGATACGACCAAGATGGCACGTGACGGCTTTCATCCCGGCCCTGAGATTTATGCGCAATGGGCGAGGCTGGCATCCGATGTATTCGAAACCAGCCTCGGCGATCAGTTGCCCTGA
- a CDS encoding DUF819 family protein, which translates to MFFAILMLTLPAALIFLAQRIPALDRLGVVMLTFGLGFLIAIFAGDKLAEVRDIQGTLSEVSVALGLPLIIFSTNVLMALRRSKGALLAMGFAMVSVCVASFLGALVFAGSVSEVWQVSGMAVGAYTGSGVNLSAVKAAIDGSEDIFLKMITYDLVFSAIYMLVILSVGQRLAGLVLRPYAPVAVGGSDTSKEFEHLSDESAAGYNRLINRKNIAGTLLVLIASGVAVGIAVALAGFAPRAYESLFIILGLTSLGIVGSFIGPLHRVSTSFHLGMYLILVFCLTTATMLDTSIFTDMDWALGGYFAAILIGAMILQIVLCRLFDIDRDTYLIASGASIMSVPFIPVIAGALKNRDLLIPGMAIAVLGYALGNYLGVVVALATRSMIGQ; encoded by the coding sequence ATGTTTTTCGCCATCCTCATGCTGACGCTGCCAGCCGCACTCATCTTTCTTGCACAAAGGATTCCTGCATTAGACCGCCTCGGTGTCGTCATGCTCACCTTTGGTTTGGGATTTCTGATTGCGATCTTTGCTGGCGACAAGCTTGCGGAGGTCCGAGACATTCAAGGAACTCTGTCAGAAGTCAGCGTGGCGCTTGGCCTGCCATTGATCATCTTTTCGACAAATGTGTTGATGGCACTGCGGCGATCCAAGGGCGCCCTGCTGGCCATGGGATTTGCAATGGTGTCCGTCTGCGTTGCCAGTTTTCTGGGCGCGCTTGTCTTTGCCGGCAGCGTGTCGGAGGTCTGGCAAGTTTCGGGCATGGCGGTCGGTGCCTATACTGGCAGCGGGGTGAATTTGAGCGCGGTAAAGGCGGCAATAGACGGTAGTGAAGACATTTTCCTCAAGATGATAACCTATGATCTTGTTTTTTCGGCAATCTACATGCTGGTTATTCTCAGCGTCGGCCAACGTCTGGCCGGTTTGGTGCTAAGACCATATGCGCCAGTCGCCGTCGGCGGTTCCGATACATCCAAAGAGTTCGAGCATCTATCCGATGAAAGTGCCGCAGGTTACAATCGCCTGATCAATCGCAAAAATATTGCCGGTACGTTGTTGGTCCTTATTGCCTCCGGGGTTGCGGTTGGCATTGCCGTCGCTTTGGCCGGTTTTGCGCCGCGGGCTTATGAATCCCTGTTCATCATCCTTGGCCTCACCAGTCTGGGTATTGTTGGGTCCTTCATCGGGCCGCTGCATCGCGTTTCGACGAGCTTCCATCTGGGGATGTATCTTATCTTGGTGTTTTGCCTGACAACAGCAACGATGCTCGATACGTCCATTTTTACCGATATGGATTGGGCGCTCGGAGGTTACTTCGCAGCAATCTTGATTGGTGCAATGATCCTCCAGATCGTCCTATGTCGTCTCTTCGATATTGATCGCGACACCTATCTTATCGCGTCGGGTGCCTCGATTATGTCGGTACCCTTCATTCCGGTGATCGCTGGCGCGCTGAAAAATCGTGACCTCCTTATCCCAGGTATGGCCATTGCTGTGCTTGGGTATGCCCTAGGAAACTATCTGGGCGTTGTAGTGGCCTTGGCGACGCGATCCATGATCGGACAATGA